A genome region from Nocardia sp. NBC_00565 includes the following:
- a CDS encoding family 1 glycosylhydrolase: protein MRSPSRRHILATMAATTATLITAGTAPAFAKPAPPAQVQPLGADFLWGVAASGYQSEGYAPDSNWSRYVAAGKTDDPYLDSVDFYHRYRSDIDLAAKLGVKIYRIGIEWARVQPRPGAWDEDGLRFYDNVIAAITAAGMRPLLTIDHWVYPGWEVDRGGWSNPGIVEDWLANARTVVDRYAASDPLWVTFNEPAAYIINETTHGGLSPTAIPAMQDRIIQAHNAIYDHIHQVQPGALVTSNVAYIPAAEDVINGSLIDRIGAKLDYIGIDYYYGAAPDTVTQMSLSELWKNPLEPEGIYYALQHYSRKFPGRPLYIVENGMPTQNGLPRADDYTRADDLRDTVYWLQRAKADGMNLIGYNYWSLTDNYEWGSYTPRFGLYTVNVRTDPTLTRTPTDAVPAYTAITHNGGVTPDYRPTRAPKPCSFVDVAASCTDPVIVPN, encoded by the coding sequence ATGCGATCACCCAGTCGCCGCCATATCTTGGCCACCATGGCGGCCACCACAGCGACGCTCATCACCGCTGGCACCGCGCCCGCGTTCGCGAAACCGGCGCCGCCCGCTCAGGTGCAGCCGCTGGGCGCCGACTTCCTCTGGGGCGTGGCCGCATCGGGCTACCAGTCCGAAGGTTATGCGCCGGACAGCAATTGGTCCCGGTACGTGGCCGCGGGCAAGACCGACGACCCCTACCTCGACTCGGTCGATTTCTACCACCGCTACCGGTCCGATATCGATCTCGCCGCAAAGCTCGGCGTAAAGATCTATCGCATCGGTATCGAGTGGGCGCGGGTGCAGCCGCGACCCGGCGCATGGGATGAGGACGGACTTCGCTTCTACGACAACGTGATCGCCGCGATCACCGCTGCCGGCATGCGCCCGCTGCTCACCATCGACCACTGGGTCTACCCAGGCTGGGAGGTCGACCGCGGCGGCTGGTCCAATCCAGGAATCGTCGAAGACTGGCTGGCCAATGCCCGCACCGTCGTCGACCGCTACGCCGCGTCCGATCCGTTGTGGGTCACGTTCAACGAACCCGCCGCCTACATCATCAACGAGACCACCCACGGCGGCCTCTCCCCGACCGCCATCCCCGCGATGCAGGATCGGATCATTCAGGCGCACAACGCTATCTACGACCACATCCACCAAGTGCAGCCCGGCGCGCTGGTGACCAGTAACGTGGCCTACATCCCGGCGGCCGAGGACGTGATCAACGGCTCGCTCATCGACCGAATCGGCGCGAAACTCGACTACATCGGCATCGACTACTACTACGGTGCTGCCCCCGACACCGTCACCCAAATGAGTCTCAGCGAACTCTGGAAGAACCCACTCGAACCCGAGGGCATCTACTATGCCCTGCAACACTATTCACGCAAATTCCCCGGCCGACCGCTCTACATCGTCGAGAACGGCATGCCGACCCAGAACGGCCTCCCACGCGCCGACGACTACACCCGCGCCGACGACCTCCGCGACACCGTTTACTGGCTGCAACGCGCCAAAGCCGACGGCATGAACCTCATCGGCTACAACTACTGGAGCCTCACCGACAACTACGAATGGGGTTCCTACACACCCCGTTTCGGCCTCTACACCGTAAACGTCCGGACCGACCCCACCCTCACCCGCACTCCCACCGACGCCGTCCCGGCCTACACCGCCATCACCCACAACGGCGGCGTAACCCCCGACTACCGCCCCACCCGCGCCCCGAAGCCCTGCTCCTTCGTGGATGTGGCGGCCAGCTGCACCGATCCCGTCATCGTACCCAATTAG
- a CDS encoding class I SAM-dependent methyltransferase: protein MCSYRLDAEYADPTPLQVRIDTHEKYSERPDDPGADVLAALSLTGTEHLADIGCGDARFLADLAARGHQGPLVGIDIAPAMVAEANAIPGVRGVFGSADRIPFDDDSFDVITARHMLYHVGNPPSALAEFRRATKAGGSVTVVVNHPRACPYTGELVAAHAATYGVTVGDAFAGTVDSDTLPAMMSDVFGDIRIHRSDNALVFDTPDPLIRFAEALFAFYGIPTHHPRRQDISADLRQDIEDWFTHHPGRTWRDPKGYIVVTAVVDAG, encoded by the coding sequence ATGTGCAGCTACCGTCTCGATGCCGAATACGCCGATCCCACACCGCTGCAGGTGCGGATCGACACGCACGAAAAATACTCCGAGCGCCCAGACGACCCGGGCGCGGACGTACTAGCGGCACTATCGCTGACCGGCACCGAACATCTTGCCGATATCGGGTGCGGGGACGCGCGATTCCTCGCTGACCTGGCGGCGCGCGGGCATCAGGGGCCGCTCGTCGGTATCGACATCGCACCTGCCATGGTCGCCGAGGCGAACGCCATTCCCGGGGTACGCGGGGTGTTCGGCAGTGCCGACCGGATTCCGTTCGACGACGACAGTTTCGACGTGATCACCGCGCGCCACATGCTGTACCACGTAGGCAATCCGCCGAGCGCGCTCGCCGAATTCCGGCGGGCGACCAAGGCCGGCGGGTCGGTAACGGTCGTGGTGAATCACCCGAGGGCCTGCCCGTACACCGGTGAACTCGTAGCCGCGCATGCGGCGACCTATGGAGTCACCGTGGGCGACGCGTTCGCGGGAACGGTCGATTCCGACACGCTGCCCGCGATGATGTCGGATGTCTTCGGCGACATTCGAATCCACCGATCCGACAATGCCCTCGTCTTCGATACGCCGGATCCGTTGATCCGCTTCGCCGAGGCGCTGTTCGCGTTCTACGGAATCCCGACCCATCACCCACGGCGGCAGGACATCTCGGCGGATCTGCGCCAGGACATCGAGGATTGGTTCACGCACCATCCCGGGCGGACGTGGCGCGATCCCAAGGGGTACATCGTCGTGACGGCCGTGGTCGACGCGGGATAG
- a CDS encoding MMPL family transporter, protein MFTRWGDLVYRLRFAVIAIVAAALLALGGYGFGLEGHLSSGGMDDPTSESAQAARLADAAFGRNHDFDVIVLYTAPDGKTVDDPEFSQPIIDNLNSLPHKYPDEITGINASYWRVANAKISGAKAATDDKKHALAAIAIAGDNDTDSVRNFRKVKDTFAIPGIDVQVSGLQAVAGTLNDTMADDVHRMEVLAIPAVAVLLFFIFGGLVAAALPLIVGGLTVIGASGIIMFLTRFTEVNSFVSSVLSMIGLGLAIDYGLFIVSRFREELAEGYDTRAAVRRTVMTAGRTVVYSATMIIVSLGSMLLFPQGFLKSMAYGAIATVLLAALTAITILPASLAILGSRVDMLGFKRFRRTKTTAQIANGFWGKTTAWVMQRPLTVAIPLVIVLFLLIIPVKNLIFGGFSERYLPPDNPTRVAQEQIDTYFPQRRSDPIELVFVAEDSGAVGDAWRAAGHAPGLASTFETPSKSLTQGNVYRTKATLVNPNEAGDTIEYLRAMELSDGVTMLVGGIPAMQKDSIDALLYRIPAMIALVLLMTTLLMFLTFGSLVLPIKAALMSALGLGSTLGILTWIFVDGHAAGLLNFTPQPIQSNVLVLIIAIIYGLSTDYEVFLLSRMVEARAKGASTSEAVRTGTAHTGRIITAAALILLVVTGAFAFSDLVMMQYIAYGMIAALFIDATVLRMLLVPAVMKLLGDDCWWAPAWMKRLQEKIGLGEPILDDERPGTEDMRDLVDATPSTLKLPVATAPRTDGS, encoded by the coding sequence ATGTTCACGCGCTGGGGCGATCTCGTGTACCGCCTGCGCTTCGCGGTCATCGCGATCGTGGCGGCCGCGCTACTCGCGCTCGGCGGCTACGGATTCGGCCTGGAAGGCCATCTCAGCTCCGGTGGCATGGACGATCCGACGTCGGAATCCGCGCAGGCGGCCCGGCTCGCGGACGCCGCCTTCGGGCGCAATCACGACTTCGACGTCATCGTGCTGTACACCGCGCCGGACGGGAAAACCGTCGACGATCCGGAGTTCAGCCAGCCGATCATCGACAATCTGAACAGTTTGCCGCACAAGTACCCCGACGAGATCACCGGCATCAACGCATCCTATTGGCGAGTAGCGAACGCCAAGATCAGCGGCGCGAAAGCGGCGACCGACGACAAGAAGCACGCGCTGGCCGCGATCGCCATCGCCGGCGACAACGACACCGACTCCGTCCGCAACTTCCGAAAGGTCAAGGACACCTTCGCCATTCCGGGTATCGACGTGCAGGTCAGCGGCCTGCAAGCGGTGGCAGGCACACTCAACGACACAATGGCCGACGACGTCCACCGCATGGAAGTCCTCGCCATCCCCGCCGTCGCGGTCCTGCTGTTCTTCATCTTCGGCGGACTCGTCGCCGCCGCACTGCCACTGATCGTCGGTGGACTCACGGTGATCGGCGCATCCGGCATCATCATGTTCCTGACGCGCTTCACCGAGGTGAATTCGTTTGTCTCATCGGTGCTCTCGATGATCGGCCTGGGGCTGGCGATCGACTACGGCCTGTTCATCGTCAGCCGATTCCGCGAGGAACTCGCCGAAGGCTACGACACCCGCGCCGCCGTGCGCCGCACCGTCATGACCGCGGGCCGGACCGTCGTGTACTCCGCGACCATGATCATCGTGAGCCTCGGCAGTATGCTCCTGTTCCCCCAGGGCTTCCTCAAATCGATGGCCTACGGCGCCATCGCAACAGTCCTGCTCGCCGCCCTCACCGCCATCACCATCCTCCCCGCCAGCCTGGCCATCCTCGGATCGCGCGTGGATATGTTGGGGTTCAAGCGGTTCCGCCGAACCAAGACCACCGCGCAGATCGCGAACGGCTTCTGGGGTAAGACCACCGCCTGGGTGATGCAGCGCCCACTGACCGTGGCGATCCCGCTGGTCATCGTGTTGTTCCTGCTCATCATCCCCGTCAAGAATCTCATCTTCGGCGGCTTCAGCGAGCGCTATCTCCCGCCGGACAACCCGACTCGCGTCGCACAGGAGCAGATCGACACCTACTTCCCGCAGCGCAGATCCGATCCCATCGAGCTGGTCTTCGTCGCCGAGGACAGCGGCGCGGTCGGCGACGCGTGGCGGGCGGCGGGACATGCGCCGGGCCTGGCGAGCACATTCGAAACGCCGTCCAAATCCCTGACGCAGGGCAATGTCTACCGCACCAAGGCGACACTGGTGAACCCGAACGAGGCGGGCGACACCATCGAATACTTGCGCGCGATGGAACTATCCGATGGCGTCACCATGCTCGTCGGCGGGATTCCGGCAATGCAGAAGGACAGCATCGACGCACTGCTCTACCGGATTCCGGCAATGATCGCCCTGGTCCTACTGATGACGACACTGCTCATGTTCCTGACATTCGGCTCGCTTGTGCTACCGATCAAGGCCGCGTTGATGAGCGCGCTCGGCCTCGGCTCCACTCTGGGTATCTTGACCTGGATCTTCGTTGACGGTCACGCCGCCGGGTTGTTGAACTTCACCCCCCAGCCGATCCAATCGAATGTGCTCGTGCTGATCATCGCGATCATCTACGGCCTGTCCACCGACTACGAGGTCTTCCTGCTCTCCCGCATGGTCGAGGCCAGGGCCAAGGGCGCGAGCACCAGCGAGGCGGTCCGCACCGGTACCGCGCACACCGGCCGCATCATCACCGCCGCGGCGCTGATCCTACTGGTGGTGACCGGCGCATTCGCCTTCTCCGATCTGGTGATGATGCAGTACATCGCCTACGGCATGATCGCCGCACTCTTCATCGACGCGACCGTACTGCGCATGCTGCTGGTGCCGGCCGTCATGAAGCTGCTCGGCGACGACTGCTGGTGGGCACCAGCCTGGATGAAACGCCTCCAGGAGAAAATCGGACTCGGTGAACCTATCCTTGACGATGAACGCCCGGGCACCGAGGATATGCGCGACCTGGTCGACGCCACACCGAGCACCCTGAAGCTTCCCGTCGCCACCGCACCACGGACGGACGGTTCATAG
- a CDS encoding molybdopterin-dependent oxidoreductase codes for MTTHLTHWGVFEAESDGERLTSVRPWRGDPEPMALIENVASAQHHPTRIDRPYVRQGWLERGPGASGRGDEPFVPVSWEQAFELLSGELSRVYSEYGAESVYGGSYGWASAGRFHHAQSQVHRFLNCLGGYVQHVNSYSLGTSQVLLPHVIGSMGLFEGQATAKSVLVEHAELVVAFGGVSPKNSAVSPGGVSRHNTKTWIGAARARGCRFVSISPLRDDIPVEAQAEWIAPRPGSDTALMLALAQVLDADGLADTAFLDRYTVGYERFAGYVRGETDGVVKDPGWAEPITGVSATRIRSLAHEMAAARTLINVSWSLQRAEHGEQPLWLGVVLAAMLGQIGLPGGGFGHSYGSTAHVGDPARGRSVPKFPQGSNKVATFIPVARIADMLLNPGQVFDYNGARLVYPDIKLVYWCGGNPFHHHQDLARLHTAFTRPETVVVHDAFWTATARHADFVLPATMSIERDDFGAGQNDREFFPMKALTRPHGESRDDYAILGELAERIGVGKEFTEGRTAEEWVRHLYEQWRANDPKIPDFDDFWDSESLALPVPDPEQVLLADFRADPQQYPLSTPSGKIEIFSATIDGFGYADCPGHPVWLEPQEWLGGDVAARFPLQLIANQPRTKLHSQLDVGAHSRSVKIAGREPVRLHPDDAAARGLRDGEIVRIFNDRGSCLAGLVVDDAVRPQVAQLSTGAWYDPDPADPTFCRHGNPNVLTMDRPTSSLSQGCSGQLALVEIEAYRGPLPELAVDGPPTTVAQ; via the coding sequence ATGACCACGCATCTGACGCATTGGGGAGTGTTCGAGGCCGAGAGCGACGGGGAGCGGTTGACCTCGGTGCGGCCGTGGCGGGGGGATCCGGAGCCGATGGCGTTGATCGAGAATGTGGCCTCGGCACAGCATCATCCGACGCGGATCGATCGGCCCTATGTGCGGCAGGGGTGGTTGGAGCGGGGGCCTGGGGCGTCCGGGCGCGGTGATGAACCGTTCGTGCCGGTGTCGTGGGAGCAGGCGTTCGAGCTGCTGTCGGGTGAGTTGAGCCGGGTCTACAGCGAATACGGCGCGGAGTCGGTGTACGGCGGGTCGTATGGGTGGGCGAGTGCGGGGCGCTTTCATCACGCGCAGAGTCAGGTGCATCGGTTTCTGAACTGCCTGGGCGGTTACGTGCAGCACGTGAACAGCTACAGCCTCGGGACCTCGCAGGTGCTGTTGCCGCACGTGATCGGGTCGATGGGCTTGTTCGAGGGGCAGGCGACCGCGAAGAGTGTGCTGGTCGAGCATGCGGAGTTGGTGGTGGCGTTCGGCGGGGTGTCGCCGAAGAACTCGGCGGTGTCGCCGGGTGGGGTGTCGCGGCACAACACCAAGACGTGGATCGGTGCGGCGCGGGCGCGCGGCTGCCGATTCGTCTCGATCAGCCCGCTGCGCGACGACATTCCGGTCGAGGCGCAAGCCGAGTGGATCGCGCCGCGGCCGGGGAGCGATACCGCGCTGATGCTGGCGTTGGCACAGGTGCTGGACGCGGATGGGTTGGCGGACACCGCGTTTCTGGATCGCTACACGGTCGGCTACGAGCGGTTCGCCGGGTATGTGCGCGGCGAAACCGATGGCGTTGTGAAGGATCCCGGGTGGGCGGAGCCGATCACCGGCGTATCCGCCACGCGGATCCGATCGCTGGCACACGAGATGGCGGCGGCGCGCACATTGATCAATGTCAGCTGGTCGCTGCAGCGCGCCGAGCACGGTGAGCAGCCGTTGTGGCTCGGGGTGGTGTTGGCCGCGATGCTGGGCCAGATCGGGCTCCCCGGAGGCGGATTCGGACACAGTTACGGGTCGACGGCGCATGTGGGCGACCCGGCGCGCGGGCGTTCGGTGCCGAAATTTCCGCAGGGCAGCAACAAGGTGGCGACCTTCATTCCGGTCGCGCGGATCGCCGACATGCTGCTGAATCCGGGGCAGGTCTTCGATTACAACGGTGCGCGGCTGGTCTACCCGGATATCAAGTTGGTGTATTGGTGCGGCGGGAATCCCTTTCATCACCACCAGGATCTAGCCCGGCTGCACACGGCATTCACCCGGCCGGAAACGGTGGTCGTGCACGACGCGTTCTGGACCGCCACCGCGCGCCATGCCGATTTCGTGCTGCCGGCGACGATGAGCATCGAACGTGACGATTTCGGCGCCGGGCAGAACGATCGTGAGTTCTTCCCGATGAAGGCACTGACCCGCCCGCACGGTGAGTCTCGCGACGACTACGCGATTCTCGGCGAGTTGGCCGAACGAATCGGGGTGGGTAAGGAATTCACCGAGGGGCGGACCGCCGAGGAGTGGGTACGGCACCTCTATGAGCAATGGCGCGCGAACGATCCGAAGATCCCTGACTTCGACGACTTCTGGGACAGCGAGTCGCTCGCGTTACCGGTGCCCGATCCGGAGCAGGTATTGCTCGCCGACTTCCGTGCGGACCCGCAGCAGTACCCGCTGAGTACGCCCAGCGGCAAGATCGAGATCTTTTCCGCGACCATCGACGGTTTCGGCTACGCCGACTGCCCGGGTCATCCGGTCTGGCTGGAGCCGCAGGAGTGGCTCGGCGGCGACGTGGCGGCGCGATTCCCGCTGCAGCTGATCGCCAATCAGCCACGCACCAAACTGCACAGTCAACTCGATGTCGGCGCGCACAGTCGATCGGTGAAAATCGCTGGGCGGGAACCGGTTCGGTTGCATCCCGACGATGCCGCGGCTCGCGGGCTGCGCGATGGCGAGATCGTGCGGATCTTCAACGACCGGGGCAGTTGCCTGGCCGGACTGGTCGTCGACGACGCGGTCCGGCCGCAGGTCGCGCAGTTGTCCACCGGCGCCTGGTACGACCCGGATCCGGCCGATCCCACATTCTGCCGGCACGGCAATCCGAACGTGCTGACCATGGATCGGCCCACGTCCAGTCTGAGCCAGGGTTGCTCCGGGCAACTGGCCCTTGTAGAAATCGAGGCCTACCGTGGCCCGCTGCCCGAGTTGGCCGTGGACGGGCCACCGACCACGGTTGCCCAGTAG
- a CDS encoding nitroreductase family deazaflavin-dependent oxidoreductase codes for MVTNPLPALARRIAQKRWVMRMAPIVVPLERFVRWVTRGRYGVLDLAGLPSIEITVAGRKTGIPRTTSLLYVPRGGDFLIVGSNWGSTEHPVWSANLRAASTATARLRGERFEVSVTEVAGVDRKRAWDLAVEFWPGYRMEHKLSGGRVFRIFELRRS; via the coding sequence ATGGTGACGAATCCGCTGCCCGCGCTGGCTCGCCGTATCGCGCAGAAACGCTGGGTCATGCGCATGGCGCCGATCGTCGTGCCACTGGAACGGTTCGTCCGGTGGGTGACCCGCGGTCGATATGGTGTGCTCGACCTGGCGGGGTTGCCGTCGATCGAGATCACTGTCGCGGGGCGTAAGACGGGGATCCCGCGCACCACATCGCTGCTGTACGTCCCGCGTGGTGGGGACTTCCTGATCGTCGGATCCAATTGGGGCAGTACCGAACACCCCGTATGGTCGGCGAATCTCCGTGCCGCCAGCACCGCCACCGCCCGGTTGCGGGGTGAACGGTTCGAGGTCTCCGTTACCGAGGTCGCGGGTGTGGATCGCAAACGCGCCTGGGATCTGGCCGTCGAATTCTGGCCCGGCTACCGGATGGAGCACAAACTCTCCGGTGGCCGGGTTTTTCGCATCTTCGAACTGCGCCGGAGCTGA
- a CDS encoding MspA family porin, with translation MNSSIAVPLCLLAAGVLSIVPAQSASADPLPDQSRTVTTEDGWQLTVTKSAENLDRVPNLAATSFSHEGFVSVRAAADITGEGGESVNSGTLTLGYQIGCQIDVSNGISVGLTGTIGPNVNVAIAPMPGVSAGLAAMAMPSVSTTLKPGTITTIAFGTKALTGPHGSITTEQVQIKVDACMGPVSLRSYAIVNISTDTADNSVAVYGDPIWL, from the coding sequence ATGAATAGCTCGATCGCCGTCCCGCTATGCCTGCTGGCCGCGGGTGTGCTGAGTATCGTTCCAGCACAATCGGCTTCGGCGGATCCGCTGCCGGATCAGTCCCGTACCGTAACCACCGAGGACGGCTGGCAACTGACGGTGACAAAGTCCGCCGAAAATCTCGATCGAGTCCCCAATCTCGCCGCGACCTCGTTCAGTCATGAGGGATTCGTCAGCGTGCGCGCGGCCGCCGACATCACCGGCGAAGGCGGCGAATCGGTCAATTCCGGCACACTCACCCTCGGGTACCAGATCGGCTGCCAGATAGACGTATCCAATGGCATCTCGGTGGGACTCACCGGAACAATCGGCCCGAATGTCAATGTCGCGATCGCGCCGATGCCCGGGGTGAGCGCCGGGCTGGCCGCCATGGCCATGCCGAGTGTGTCCACCACGCTCAAACCGGGCACGATCACCACCATTGCGTTCGGAACCAAAGCTCTAACCGGACCGCATGGCTCGATCACCACCGAACAGGTGCAGATCAAGGTCGATGCCTGTATGGGCCCGGTGAGCCTGCGTTCGTATGCGATCGTCAACATTTCCACCGATACCGCCGACAATTCGGTCGCCGTATACGGCGATCCGATCTGGTTGTGA
- a CDS encoding amidase produces the protein MPTQRFHAFADDLLADHDGVSIADLVRRGVVSAAEVADAARARAARVDPILRAIVAETTTTAISSDTDAPLFGVPTYVKDNTDVRGLPTNYGTAAYVARPSTQDGPYTKQLLSSGMTVLGKSRLPEFGLNASTEFVAAEPTRNPWHTDYSSGASSGGAAALVAAGVVPIAHGNDGGGSIRIPAACCGLVGLKPSRGRHIDGPQARSMPINLVSEGVLTRSVRDTATYFAAAERYWRNPKLPPVGLVEGPARRRLRIGVIADSITGTPTCAQTRAVLDETVTLLEKLGHDVRPVAPPIEPRFVDDFTLYWGLLAFTVAAGGKLAFDRRFRPGGLDGFTRGLGARYRKSMARTPAILYRLSQVRRTYAEMFRDNELILCPVLVHTTPELGYLNPTVPFDELFARLISWVAFTPPNNVAGTPAISLPMGISREGLPIGMQFSAAYGDERTLLEIGFALEAEHPWRRIQD, from the coding sequence ATGCCGACACAGCGGTTCCATGCGTTCGCCGATGATTTGCTCGCCGACCACGACGGGGTGAGCATCGCGGATCTGGTGCGTCGCGGTGTGGTCAGCGCGGCCGAGGTCGCCGATGCGGCGCGGGCTCGGGCGGCGCGGGTTGATCCGATATTGCGCGCCATCGTCGCCGAGACGACGACCACGGCGATCTCGAGTGATACGGATGCGCCACTGTTCGGTGTGCCGACCTATGTGAAGGACAACACCGATGTGCGCGGGCTGCCGACCAATTACGGCACCGCGGCGTACGTCGCGCGGCCCAGCACCCAGGACGGGCCGTATACGAAACAGTTGCTGAGCAGCGGGATGACGGTGCTGGGCAAGAGTCGCCTGCCGGAGTTCGGATTGAACGCGAGCACCGAATTCGTCGCCGCCGAGCCGACACGCAATCCCTGGCATACCGACTATTCGTCGGGTGCGTCATCGGGCGGCGCGGCCGCGTTGGTGGCTGCGGGGGTGGTTCCGATCGCGCACGGCAACGATGGCGGCGGGTCGATCCGCATCCCGGCGGCGTGCTGCGGGTTGGTCGGTTTGAAGCCGAGCCGAGGGCGGCATATCGACGGTCCGCAGGCGCGGTCGATGCCGATCAATCTGGTGTCCGAGGGTGTGCTCACCCGATCCGTGCGCGATACCGCGACGTATTTCGCTGCGGCCGAACGGTATTGGCGCAATCCGAAGTTGCCGCCGGTCGGTTTGGTCGAGGGGCCGGCGCGGCGGCGGCTGCGGATCGGTGTGATCGCGGATTCCATCACCGGCACGCCGACCTGCGCGCAGACCCGTGCCGTGCTCGACGAGACCGTCACGCTGCTGGAGAAGCTGGGCCACGACGTGCGTCCCGTCGCGCCGCCGATCGAGCCGCGCTTCGTCGACGATTTCACCCTTTACTGGGGACTACTGGCGTTCACGGTTGCCGCAGGAGGGAAACTCGCCTTCGATCGGCGGTTCCGGCCGGGCGGTTTGGATGGGTTCACCCGCGGTCTCGGCGCGCGCTACCGCAAATCCATGGCGCGCACACCCGCCATCCTCTACCGACTATCGCAGGTGCGGCGCACCTACGCCGAGATGTTCCGCGACAACGAGCTGATCCTCTGCCCGGTCCTGGTGCACACCACCCCGGAACTGGGCTACCTGAACCCCACGGTCCCGTTCGACGAACTGTTCGCGCGCCTGATCTCCTGGGTCGCCTTCACCCCGCCGAACAACGTCGCAGGCACACCAGCGATCTCGCTCCCCATGGGCATCTCACGCGAAGGCCTCCCCATCGGCATGCAATTCTCCGCCGCCTACGGCGACGAACGCACCCTCCTGGAAATCGGCTTCGCCCTGGAAGCCGAACACCCTTGGCGCCGCATCCAAGATTGA
- a CDS encoding DUF402 domain-containing protein: protein MIYGRAFTEWPQRVVADHGDELRVLLTPGTAGSGPALWIRSMRDNDPTARGQLLEAYAHRTWEMGAWVWQRTTRLAVMYADRWFSIAPIWDERREFRGWYVNFQLPFTRTVDGIDTSDLHIDLVVEPDLTYRWKDEDEYALAIRLGLVPDDWQQAIESAREQALEMVERRDGPFGEDWRSIPV from the coding sequence ATGATCTACGGGAGGGCCTTTACCGAGTGGCCGCAGCGAGTGGTCGCGGATCACGGAGACGAGTTGCGGGTGTTGTTGACGCCGGGGACGGCGGGATCGGGTCCGGCGCTGTGGATTCGGTCGATGCGTGACAACGACCCGACCGCGCGCGGCCAGTTGCTCGAGGCATACGCCCATCGGACTTGGGAGATGGGTGCGTGGGTGTGGCAGCGCACCACACGGCTGGCCGTCATGTATGCCGATCGCTGGTTCTCCATCGCGCCGATATGGGACGAGCGGCGCGAATTCCGCGGCTGGTATGTCAATTTCCAGTTGCCGTTCACCAGAACCGTGGATGGCATCGACACCAGCGACTTGCATATCGACCTCGTCGTCGAACCCGACCTGACCTACCGCTGGAAGGACGAAGACGAGTACGCTCTCGCCATTCGGCTGGGACTGGTACCGGATGATTGGCAGCAAGCGATCGAATCCGCCCGCGAACAGGCCCTCGAGATGGTCGAGCGTCGCGACGGCCCCTTCGGGGAGGATTGGCGCTCGATTCCCGTCTAG
- a CDS encoding DUF397 domain-containing protein, with protein MTDNYEADLSRARWRKSARSSASRDRVEVASIDGDLVGVRDSKNPTGPALVFTPGEWSAFTTGVIDGEFAPYS; from the coding sequence GTGACCGACAACTACGAAGCCGATCTATCTCGCGCTCGGTGGCGCAAGAGTGCCCGAAGCTCGGCCAGCAGAGATCGTGTCGAAGTCGCCTCCATCGACGGCGACCTGGTCGGAGTGCGTGATTCGAAGAACCCCACCGGACCAGCGTTGGTCTTCACCCCCGGCGAGTGGAGCGCCTTCACCACCGGCGTAATCGACGGCGAGTTCGCCCCATACTCGTGA
- a CDS encoding TetR/AcrR family transcriptional regulator C-terminal domain-containing protein, with protein MTLDRRQIVTEAVVLLDAEGLEGVTLRKLAGRLGVRQPTLYWHLPNKAALVTALAEAILDQEFGELSPPEPGERWQDWLAGLASRLRRALLAHPDGARVLSASQLSLKMADISELAMSALVAHGIPLHRARVIVLTVERFTVGHVLEEQAPRPDADALGDFDMAAFTEQHPTVIAGITEYFRPGRTVDDLFRECLEVVIAGAAATAE; from the coding sequence TTGACATTGGACCGAAGGCAGATCGTCACCGAGGCGGTCGTATTGCTGGATGCCGAGGGCCTCGAGGGTGTGACACTGCGCAAGCTCGCCGGACGGCTCGGTGTGCGGCAGCCGACTCTCTATTGGCATCTGCCCAACAAGGCAGCCCTGGTCACCGCACTCGCCGAGGCGATCCTCGACCAGGAATTCGGCGAACTGTCACCGCCCGAGCCCGGGGAACGCTGGCAGGATTGGCTGGCCGGGCTCGCTTCGCGGCTGCGGCGCGCGCTGCTGGCCCACCCCGACGGTGCCCGTGTGTTGTCGGCTTCCCAGCTCTCGCTGAAGATGGCCGATATCTCCGAGCTGGCGATGAGCGCACTGGTGGCGCACGGTATTCCGCTGCACCGGGCTCGGGTGATCGTGCTGACGGTGGAGCGTTTCACCGTCGGCCACGTCCTCGAAGAGCAGGCCCCTCGCCCGGACGCCGACGCGCTGGGCGACTTCGATATGGCGGCATTCACCGAACAGCATCCGACCGTGATAGCCGGCATCACCGAATACTTCCGGCCCGGCCGCACAGTCGACGACTTATTCCGCGAGTGCCTCGAGGTAGTTATCGCGGGCGCAGCAGCCACCGCCGAATAA